The genomic interval ATGTACCCAAGCCTGCCGAAGAACCTGACCGTTCTGATCGTGGTCGCCATGGCTGTCATTCAGGTTGTAGTGCACCTCGTGTACTTCCTGCACATGGACCGCTCGAAAGAGCAGCGTTCCAACGTGTCGACGTTCCTGTTTACCACCATGGTAATTGCACTGCTGGTCGGCCTGTCGCTGTGGATCATGTTCAACATCCACATCGAAATGATGGCCAAGTGAGGTAAGACTGCATGTCCGTTAAGCACTTTATCCAAATCACCAAACCGGGGATCATTTTCGGTAACGTGCTTTCCGTGGCAGGCGGATTCTTCCTTGCCGCGAAGGGCCATGTAGACTTCGCCCTGTTCCTGGCGGTGGTGGTAGGTACTTCCCTGGTGGTGGCGTCCGGTTGCGTGTTCAACAACTGCATCGACCGCGACATCGACATCAAGATGGAACGTACCAAGAACCGCGTCATGGTCCAGGGCGGCATGTCGCTGCCCCTCGCGCTGATTTACGCCACCCTGCTTGGGGTGGCGGGTTTCAGCCTGCTGTATGTCCAGGCCAACCCACTGTCGGCGTTCTGTGCGCTGATCGGCTTCGTCGTCTACGTCGGTTTCTACAGCCTCTGGCTGAAGCGTAAATCGGTGCACGGCACCTTGGTCGGCAGCCTTTCGGGTGCCATGCCTCCGGTGATCGGCTACTGCGCCGTCAGCAACAGCTTCGACCTGGCTGCAGTGACCCTGCTGGTGATGTTCAGCCTGTGGCAGATGCCGCACAGCTTCGCGATCGCCATCTTCCGCTTCAAGGACTACAGCGCTGCCAACATTCCGGTTCTGCCGGTGGCACGCGGTATTCTTGCTGCCAAGAAGCAGATCGTGCTGTACGTGCTGGCCTTCGTGCTCGCCACCCTGATGCTCACCCTCGGCGGTTACGCCGGCCTCAGCTACCTGGCCGTGGCAGCTGCCATGGGCCTGTACTGGCTGTACATGGCCTGGGGTGGCTACAAGGCCGAGGACGACAGCAAGTGGGCCCGCAAGGTGTTTGGCTTCTCTATCCTCACTGTCACTGCCCTGAGCGTGATGATGTCGGTGGACAGCCAGACTGCTGCGGACGTGCTGATGACCTACGCACGCTGATACCGCTGCCTGTTACACGAAAACCCCGGCCATGTGCCGGGGTTTTTTTATGGGTGTTCTGGGCAAGTCCCAATGCCTGTGTATATTCCTGTGGGAGCGGGCTCTCCCCGCGAAGAGGCCGGCCCTGAAAACACAAAATTCTAATTTTCAAAAAATACATCTGAAAAATTCTAATAAAACAGGAAATTGCCCTTTACAGATATCCTGTTTCGGCACTATCTTCTGATCCAGGCCGCCACATCGGCCAACGTCGCTCGGACGGTTCCGGGCGCTTACGTACTCAGAGGAAGCCATGGCCAACCCAGGTTCGCCGCGCCGCTTTGCGCGCATCGATCGTCTCCCCCCTTACGTCTTCAACATCACCGCCGAGCTCAAGATGGCCGCCCGCCGTCGTG from Pseudomonas kermanshahensis carries:
- the cyoE gene encoding heme o synthase translates to MSVKHFIQITKPGIIFGNVLSVAGGFFLAAKGHVDFALFLAVVVGTSLVVASGCVFNNCIDRDIDIKMERTKNRVMVQGGMSLPLALIYATLLGVAGFSLLYVQANPLSAFCALIGFVVYVGFYSLWLKRKSVHGTLVGSLSGAMPPVIGYCAVSNSFDLAAVTLLVMFSLWQMPHSFAIAIFRFKDYSAANIPVLPVARGILAAKKQIVLYVLAFVLATLMLTLGGYAGLSYLAVAAAMGLYWLYMAWGGYKAEDDSKWARKVFGFSILTVTALSVMMSVDSQTAADVLMTYAR
- the cyoD gene encoding cytochrome o ubiquinol oxidase subunit IV, producing the protein MANAHDTHHEGNHGSVKSYMIGFVLSIILTAIPFGLVMYPSLPKNLTVLIVVAMAVIQVVVHLVYFLHMDRSKEQRSNVSTFLFTTMVIALLVGLSLWIMFNIHIEMMAK